The genomic region AATGTAGGAATATGCATCATCCATGATTTCACCCGTTAAGACTAATTCTCTCACACTTTCTAACTGATAGAAAGTTATTCCTATCGCACAATAACGTGTGCTTAAATATGTGAAGACTTGGGACATAATAAATTTCTGAAGTGAGATCTCCTGTTCCTGGAGTTATTTCTAGCTCAGGAAGATAACATAGGTTTTTCACCTTGATTCTGCTCAACCCTTTACAATTTGAAAGGTTAATCTTCTCAAGTAAGATACAAGTAGACAATAAGTTAACAAGTGTCTCATCACTTAACGTCACCTTGATCAACTCTAATACTCGTAAGTTGACACACTTTATAACCAGATTGTTGCTCATCAAAAGAGAATGATAGAGAAAGAAATAGGGGTCAGCTTTTACACTAATTGTTTCTAGGTTTTCACCCAAGAATATCTCATCTGGCAACGCAATAGATTCGAGAACAGATATTGTGAGGTAAAGCTCTTTTAGACTACTTCCAGAAGCTACTGTATGGAtccatctatatatctatatctatatatactaTATAAAAGAGAGATTTAATTAGCTTACATGTCATTAGCTCCTTAAATATTGCATATTAAGCCAAGTGTAATTTCCACATGTCACAATTATTCATATACCCCTTTATCAACCTTTAAAATCACATATTTACCCAAGTAAATAACATAATACTCATATATACCCAATTTAAATACTAAAACTAACATATGTAttcatttaatttaaaaaattcacTAAAGCCAATTTTACACAATTTAATTCATATTTCATTTCTACTCCTATATTCTACTACGATCATCAGAAAAACTACAGATATTTGTTCATACACACATGTCCTATTATTATAGTATATTCATACACACATTTGTTTATATAAAATCATAAGAAAAACTACCAAacaatttttaatactaattttgaGGGAATGGTAACGTATTACTCTTATTAGTAAAATTATGTCATTACATGATTAGATTCAACCGATTTCTTAAATATGATAGAACTCGAACAATTTTTTGTTGTTGCAACTACACGCAATATGAAACATATATGTATTTTATAGTCCCGTTTTACCAACGAATCATACTAACATACTAGAAATACGTCATTTTTTTAACAACTATGACGTATTGAAAATAGAGTACGGGCTCAAATTAACCACATTTAAGCTATTGGGTCGACATGTCCCCCTTAAACGCAACCACAAATATTGCTTGAAAATGTAGATCAAACGTCATaaaattaaaataagtgacttatttAAAACGAATTTTGAGTAGTCGTGgcacgcacgggctcaaaacctagttTATTAACAAAAGAAAGCAATTCCTGGTTTATAATTCTGAAGTGAAGATCAAAACTTGTGATTGGTACGTTGTGCAGGCTATACCTTTGTAGAGTGCAGTTGATCGATTCAGAATACGTTTTTAGTTGTTGTGTGCTTAAAAGCTTTAAGGGTGGGCGAAACCTCAAGTGGTTCTTAGGGATGGTAGACCAATCGTGTAGCCATGACTTTGACAACACGCACGTACGACCCGCTTCTTTTGCGGGCAAAAATGACTGGATACGGTTGATCATGTTAGAATATTAGGatccaaacaacgctagtaattctacaagattaataGCCGAGTAGTGATTATATCAaaatcactcaaacccacttaatgaacgaaagataataaatgcgaaaaataaatcgacacaagatataacgtggttatatgcaatcgttgtgattgctttagtccacggaccaactagagatcgtttatttactgaatatttgagagtggtgtgttacaattgcatacaatgagttcaATTTATAGGAGAAGTAACAAACACAAGTGTATCAACTTGATCATCTTCATGGAATCATCATGGACAAGTTGTAAGACTTTACACCCATGCTATGGCATGATCACAGCCATAAATGGTGGACAAAAGCAGCCAAGCATGCACCTAAAGTGCAAGTGGACTCAATCAAGAACGGATCTTTTGGTTGCAACTTGAGCAAGTGGCAGGCAgcaagggatgcgccgcatctgaaggtgatgcgccgcatccctttaaTTTCTACGACAGAAATTAAGAACATGCGCCGCATCTGaaggagatgcgccgcatctctgccCTTTGATGCGCCATATCAGCCCAATGCTCCGCATCCAAAACCTTCGAACTATTTTGCTCAATGAATGTGTCGCATCTGCCtttgatgcgccgcatcacttccCTTTTTCAGTTTTCTTGTTGTTTAAACGTCTCCATActctaacaaatctcccacttggagactttgaacaaaactccaatcatatcaatgaattaaccaagaacattaaaccaccttctattaccgccaaataccatttgggacacgcacgctcaacacatacttcggatgagtagactttcgataaaaggccttcaatactacttgttaaacttgtaacaccattcacatctctagttggggtcttctctcatcaattcatgagaagaccaattgaggtaatgcaaaacctcaatttctccgttgtaaccaccttagtaaacatatcggcaggattcttcgtaccaaggattttctccaagaataaagtgccatcatttatatgttgtcgaataaaatgatatcttatcttgatgtgtttcgttcgactatgaaacaccggattcttcccaagatgaaccgcactttgattatcacaatacaagacgcaatagtcttgtcttttacccaactcgcctaagaagttcttcaaccacactagctctttagaagcttccgcaatagccatgtattcggcttcagtggttgacaaagcaacactcttttgcaatcgagataaccaactaatcgccgtcttccccattgtgaaaacataacccgtagtgcttttccccgaatcatcacatccacccaaattagcatccgcataacctctaagtatgagattgtttttggagaaacacaatcccatattagaagtacctttcaaataacgaagcaaccatttgaacacttcccaatgctctttccccggattagacatataacgacttacaactcccactgcttgagcaatatcgggtcttgtacaaaccatggcatacataatactacccacggccgatgcatatggaaccttttccatatccttcttgtctcttttcatttttggtgattgacttttcgatagttttaaggtgcttcccaaaggcatagaacgagcctttgaatctttcatgttgaacctctctactactttctcaatatatttagattgagacaagtatagagtacccttcacacgatcacgcacaatactcatgccaagtatttgcttagcaccaccaagatctttcatctcgaattctcgggaaagtgatcccttcaacttgttaatttcagacatgttagaacctgcaagcaacatgtcatcaacatacaacaataagattatgtaagaagacttgaatttcttcaagtagcaacagtgatccgcttcacatcttaagaaaccaatcttcttcataaactcgtcaaacttcaagtaccattgccgaggtgcttgcttcaatccatacaaacttttctttagcttacaaacccacttctctttaccctttacctcaaagccctcgggttgcctcatgtagatctcttcaacaagatcaccatgtaagaatgcagtttttacatctagttgctcaagatgtaagtcttcggatgcaacaaTAGAAAGTaacaaacggatagtagtcatttaaactaccggtgaaaatatctctttgtagtcaaccccttccttttgttgaaggcctttgactaccaaacgagccttgtaccttctcttgccatccaactcattcttgattctatacacccatttgctttgcaatgcccttttatcataaggtaacttcactagtgaccaagtcttgttcttctcaagtgatcccatctcttctttcatggcaagcttccattgtatggattcttttgtcttccttgcctcaaagtaactttcgggttcaccattctcggaatatagcaagtagtttgctgatggagaatacctaggattaggtttgggcactctagtcgagcgtcttggtataggagtaaccggaatggttggaccggtttcatttgtgtcctcctcatcactagaactcgcactatgttcggaatcatcaccgctttccgaatcatccccatcattagcattttccgacgcctcaccgtcattcggcaattcattgtttcccaaactcccactagaacctgcaagatcatcaatagaaacatcgtcaaaagtaacttgactcggtttaggactccccgttttcaGTTTTCCATAGataaatcttcatcaaaagtaacatctcgcgaacgaattacttttctagcttcgttgtcccaacaacgataacccatttcatccgacccatagcgtatgaaaatacacttctttgacttagcttcaagcttgtctttatccgcatctttggtcttcacatatgcattacacccaaagatcctaagctgaccataactcaccttcttgtcttgccattcttcctcgggaattcgaaaacccaacggtgttgagggtcccctatttatcaaataagccgccgtgttaaccgcatccgcccaaaacatcttaggcaaaccggcatgtagtctcatactcttagccctttcatttaacgtacgattcatacgttaggcgaccccattgtgttgcggtgtctccggtacagttttcaacattctaataccgagctttgcacaatggtctttaaactcaagactaccatattctcctccattatccgacttcaagcacttaaccttcaagttagtctcattttctaccatagctttccacttcacaaaagtattaaacacatcggatttagctttaagaaaataaacccatacctttcgagtggagtcgtcaatgaaggtgacataatagcgagaacctccatgtgattctacattggttggaccaaacacatccgtatgaacgagctccaatttctctaACTTAGGTGTATTccctgatttcccaaaagtcaccttcttttgcttcccataaacacatggttcgcaaaacccaagttctaccttcttcaaatccggaattctcccactcgaaacaagcatcttcatacccttctcactcatatgcccgagtcttcggtgccatagagttgattcggactcaacattaaccgtagcaaccaccgtatCTTCAtctaacacttcaaccatataaatagttccccttttatgtccacgagccactacacaactacccttaaccaccttccattggcggttttcaaaagtaaacgcgttaccttcatcatctaattgaccaaccgaaataagtttccttttcaatttaggaatgtgccttacgttcttcaaagtccaattagaaccaagagtagtcttcaaaacaacatctccaatgccctctatgttgagttgcttgttgtccgccaatctcaccttgccttgatatgaacgaaaattcttcatcatgcttttgacatgagtagcatgaaacgaagctcccgaatccaaaatccaagactccatagaattttcaacactacacaaaagtgcatcatcactttccccttcggccaagtttacacctttcgcggaaccatttttgcaattcctttgaaagtgcacTTTTTGATTGTaaccccaacaagtaacttcacttctatctttcgatgaattcctcttcttaga from Rutidosis leptorrhynchoides isolate AG116_Rl617_1_P2 chromosome 9, CSIRO_AGI_Rlap_v1, whole genome shotgun sequence harbors:
- the LOC139867944 gene encoding putative F-box/LRR-repeat protein At5g02930, which gives rise to MINRIQSFLPAKEAGRTCVLSKSWLHDWSTIPKNHLRFRPPLKLLSTQQLKTYSESINCTLQRWIHTVASGSSLKELYLTISVLESIALPDEIFLGENLETISVKADPYFFLYHSLLMSNNLVIKCVNLRVLELIKVTLSDETLVNLLSTCILLEKINLSNCKGLSRIKVKNLCYLPELEITPGTGDLTSEIYYVPSLHIFKHTLLCDRNNFLSVRKCERISLNG